In the Melitaea cinxia chromosome 28, ilMelCinx1.1, whole genome shotgun sequence genome, one interval contains:
- the LOC123667565 gene encoding uncharacterized protein LOC123667565: MVSKLFTILVILPAIYAKIKIDIHPNDDQNMKVHMAGVHVSMLGEMDKAAFGLTDDNLKQALTNMGMKPDNVFLNSPTPWGDLFETMNWEPTRMIFEPKRAEILSSKSEKVVVKSSNLHNTHTEPMTRKVDMKQTLMNTITSKWSKEGELDVKNIHYNIHMMTPESEEYSFISNGLKDIEKLEPVTVGDVMEITLEPKQTLDAELHVTAEHMMVRVDFEAKLAGTVALNFDNTYEGHRFWSVDINTLLTAGGMKKVMHSSEFINIVQFRDAKVLVKEATTGKVINSVLMTMQ; encoded by the coding sequence ATGGTTTCAAAACTATTCACCATACTCGTAATCCTACCGGCGATCTacgccaaaataaaaatagacatCCACCCCAACGATGACCAAAATATGAAAGTCCATATGGCGGGTGTTCACGTGTCCATGTTGGGAGAAATGGATAAAGCCGCTTTTGGTCTCACCGACGATAACTTAAAACAAGCTCTCACAAACATGGGTATGAAACCCGACAACGTTTTCTTGAACAGCCCAACACCCTGGGGCGATCTATTCGAAACCATGAACTGGGAACCCACGAGAATGATCTTCGAACCCAAGCGAGCTGAAATCTTGTCctcaaaatctgaaaaagttgtcGTCAAATCTAGCAACCTTCACAATACGCACACAGAACCCATGACCCGCAAGGTTGATATGAAGCAAACGTTGATGAACACAATCACCTCAAAGTGGAGCAAAGAAGGCGAATTGGACGTCAAAAATATTCACTACAACATCCACATGATGACACCTGAATCTGAAGAATACTCATTCATTTCCAATGGTTTGAAGGACATTGAGAAATTGGAACCAGTCACTGTCGGTGATGTGATGGAAATAACTTTGGAACCGAAGCAGACTTTGGACGCTGAATTGCACGTCACCGCTGAACATATGATGGTCAGAGTGGATTTCGAGGCTAAATTAGCTGGAACCGTAGCTTTGAACTTTGATAACACGTACGAAGGCCACCGCTTCTGGTCTGTCGATATTAATACTCTTTTGACTGCCGGAGGTATGAAGAAAGTGATGCATTCTTCcgagtttattaatattgtccAGTTTAGGGACGCCAAGGTCTTGGTGAAAGAAGCCACCACTGGCAAAGTTATCAACTCAGTTCTCATGACTATGCAGTga